The Triticum aestivum cultivar Chinese Spring chromosome 6D, IWGSC CS RefSeq v2.1, whole genome shotgun sequence genomic sequence GACATCCGTCTCCGGCGTCATCGGCGAGCTGCAGCCGGACGACCAGAATTCTGTCTTCCTCTATAATGAGCTAGATGATGTCAAATGCACGACTGCCAATGGTGGCCTCATCGGTGGTGCCATCTTGGTAAGAATTTTTTGATGTGCATAGCTGGCGTACATTCCCTTGTAGGGGTCTGTGTGAATGTCACTTATGATTTTTGTCCTCTGAACTCAGAAAATATTACTAGAATGTACCGCCATTTTGTTTGCTCAGGTTTGGCATGTGCATGTGTTCTCCGTACTTAGATTTGTAAGAGCATTCACATTTACGGGCCTTCCTTTTTTAGTCTTGGAGATGCACACTAGGAGATTGCTTGATTTAACTACATATGAAGAAAATTAAACGTCAGGATCAGCTTGCTAAACGTAAATGTCATATCAAAGAAGTACATTAGCATTTGTGCTGTCTTTTTTAGCCAGCCACTGTCAAATTATTTATGAAGCCTGCAACTATTGTACAATATAACATTATCTATGATTTAGTTGCGGGAAATCCTTGACCTGTAGACACATGCGTTGAAACCTATATGGTAATGTCAAATATTCTATATAACATAGTTAAACAGTGCTTTGACTATCAGAAATGTACTTCAAACATCCATACTATAGTAAGGGAGCTTGTGCTTAGGTGCCAGTTTTCTTGTGGCACTAAGAGTATAGGGTTCCCGTTCACATTATGTATTCCTGATAGAGATGGCATTTCATTCATTTACCTCTTTTATTATCTGCTTTTTCATGTGACATCTTGCTCCCATACATTCAATTACTTTGCATGCTAGATATCAATTTTCTGCTACTTCGGTTTATATTCGCTTAGTTATGTCAACATTTAGAATAGGAGGATATAAATGTAGTaatgtttcttttttctttccatgtatTAATTTTGACATGCTGTTTCAACTTTTCCATTCATTTCCTAATTTGACAACTACTCTTATCAATTCTTAGCGAGAGGGAAGCAACATTGGAGGCAGTCCGAACCGTGAGAATGATCACGATGCTAATGAGAACATGGATGATATCTACGGCACGAGGAGATGATACATATAGCGATAAACGTTTTGACccatatagtgatgagcattatgaTCACTATAGAGATGATGGTGACGAGTCGAATGAGCTGCATAGTCGTGCAACAAAGTGAAGTTCTGAAATTTACGACAATTTAGGTTATATAAACTGTTCGGACCATTGTATGGAGTATTTTGTTTGGCATCATGATCTATGTATTCTGGATGAAAGACATTAGGCTTTTGATGATATATGCGTATGCACTTGGTCACAAGTCTTGGTAAATATAATACATGTTATTTGGTCATGTGTGTTTGTGTATGTATTTGAAAGGCCAACAATGAAAAATATTCTCATGCTGAATCACACTTTTATGTTATGCAACACCACTTGGTGAAAGCAATTCGTGAGAGGTTAATAATAGCCGATGACCGGGATTTAGATTGTCGATGATTTCCTAATTTGACGATGTTGTTGAATTCCCGAAGGGGTGTATCCACCATTAGTAATCATATTAACCAACGGTTTGACATTCCTCTTGGTCATTAATTATCCCGATGGGTCAAATAAACCGTTGGCTATTACAAAAGCGACAGGAAGCAAGCACCATCGGAAATTAAATAACCGACGGGGGACCTTCGGCTATGAGTTCCGTCATGTAATGTGAGATGGGTGTTGGCCACAACATGGTCGACGGCTCACCGTCGGCTTTATAACCGTTGGCCATGCAATTATCCGACGGTACCGTCGGTTATTACTGCAATGGCCGACGAAGAATAGCCGATGGGAGATGGCCGACGGTGTACAGTCGGTTATAACTTTACCCGACTGTGAGCTTAAATAATCGAGGGTAATTGCACCCTCGGTTATAATGGGATATCTAGTAgtgaatgtgcacaatgtgaccaaggagttgatcacgggatgatgtgttacggaacgagtaaagagacttgccggtaacgagattgaacaaggtatcgggataccgacgatcgaatctcaggcaagtaacataccgattgacaaagggaattgtatacgggattgattgaatccccgacatcgtggttcatccgatgagatcatcgtggaacatgtgggagccaacatgggtatccagatcccgctgttggttattggccggagaacgtctcggtcatgtctgcatggttcccgaacccgtagggtctacacacttaaggttcgatgacgctagggttatagggaatagatatacgtggttaccgaatgttgttcggagtcccggatgagatcccggacgtcacgaggagttccggaatggtccggaggtaaagatttatatatgggaagtcctgttttggtcaccggaaaagtttcgggtgctatcggtaacgtaccgggaccaccgggaggacccccgggtggggccaccggccccagagggctgcgtgggccaagtgtgggaaggtaccagcccctaggtgggctggtgcgcctcccacaaggggcccagggcgcaggtaAGGgagaaggggggaaaccctaggctcagatgggcctaaggcccatctagtggggagcccccccctctcccccctctggccgccccctagatggatctagggctggccgcaccccttgggggggaaaccctagatggggcacagcccctccccctcccctatatatagtgggggttttggggctgccatagacatgagactTCCTCCCTCatagcgcagccctacccctctccctcctcctctcccgcggtgctcggcgaagccctgcgggattgccacgctcctccatcaccaccacgccgtcatgctgctgctggacggagtcatcgccaacctctccctctctccttgctggataaaGGCGtcggagacgtcaccgggctgcacgtgtgttgaacacggaggcaccgttcttcggtgcttagatcggaatcaaccgcgatctgaattgctacgagtacgactccttcatccgcgttcttgcaacgcttccgcatcgcgatctacaagggtatgtagatgcactccccttcccctcgttgctagattactccgtagattgatcttggtgatgcgtagaattttttttgaatttctgctacattccccaacagtggcatcatgagctaggtctatgcgtagtttctatgcacgagtagaacacaaagtagttgtgggcgtcgattttgtcaatttacttgccgttactagtcttatcttgattcggcggcatcgtgggatgaagcggcccggaccgaccttacacgtacacttacgtgagacaggttccaccgactgacatgcactagttgcataaggtggctagcgggtttctgtctctcccactttagtcggatcggattcgatgaaaagggtccttatgaaggataaatagaaattggcatatcacgttgtggcttttgcgtaggtaagaaacgttcttgctagaatcccatagcagccacgtaaaacatgcaacaacaattagaggacgtctaacttgtttttgcagggtatgctatgtgatgtgatatggccaaaaggatgtgatgaatgatatatgtaatgtatgagattgatcatgttcttgtaataggaatcacgacttgcacgtcgatgagtatgacaaccggcaggagccataggagttgtcttaatttattgtatgacctgcgtgtcaatgaaaaacgccatgtaattactttactttattgctaaccgttagccatagtagtagaagtaatagttggcgagacaacttcatgaagacacaatgatggagatcatgatgatggagatcatggtgtcatgccggtgacgaaggtgatcatgccgcgcctcgaagatggagatcaaaaggcgcaagatgatattggccatatcacgtcactttatgatttgcatgtgatgtttgtcatgtttacatcttatttgcttagaacgaggtAGCATAAATaaaatgatccctcactaaaatttcaagagacgtgttccccctaactgtgcaccgttgcgaaggttcgttgtttcgaagcaccacgtgatgatcgggtgtgatagattctaacgttcgaatacaacgggtgttgacgagcctagcatatacagacatggcctcggaacacatgcgaaacacttaggttgacttgacgatcctagtatgtacagacatggcctcggaacacaagagatcgaaaggtcgaacatgagtcgtatagtagatgcgatcaacatggagatgttcaccgatgatgactagtccgtctcacgtgatgatcggacacggcctagtttgactcggatcatgtatcacttagatgactagagggatgtctatctgagtgggagttcattaaataatcagatgaatttaattatcatgaacatagtcaaaaggtctttacaaattatgtcatagcttacgctttagttctactgtttaagatatgttcctagagaaaatttagttgaaagttaatagtagcaattatgcggactgggtccgtaaactgaggattgtcctcattgctgcacagaaggcttatgtccataatgcaccgctcagtgtgctgaacctcagcgtcgtctgtagatgttgtggaacatctgacatacacgttttgatgactacgtgatagttcagtgcataatgctaacggtttagaattgtggcgacaagacggttttgaaacgtcgcagaacatatgagatgttccaaagactgaaattgggatttcaaactaatgcccacgtcaagaggtatgagacctctgacaagtttcttaagcctacaaactaagggagaaaagctcaatcgttgagcatgtgctcagattgtctgagtactacaatcacttgaatcgagtgggagttaatcttccagatgagatagtgatggttctccatagtcactgccaccaagctattagagcttcgtgatgaactataacatatcagggatagacatgatgatccttgagcaactcgcgatgtttgacaccgcgaaagtagaaatcaagaaggagcatcaattgttgatggttagtaaaaccactagtttctagaagggcaaggggaaaagggatacttcatgaaactgcaaatcatttgctgctctagtgaagaatcccaaggttgaacccaaacccgagactaagtgcttctgtaatgaggggaacggtcactgaagcagaactaccctagatacttggtagatgagaaggcaggcaaggtcgacaaaagtatattggatatacattatatgaatgtgtactttactagtactcctagcagcaccagggtattagataccggttcggttgctaagtgttagtaactcgaaataaaagctgcggaataaacggagactagctaaaggtgagatgacgatatgtgttggaagtgtttccaaggttgatgtgatcaagcatcgcatgctccctctaccatcgagattggtgttaaacctaaataattgttatttggtgtttgcgttgagcataaacatgattggattatgtttatcgcaatacggttattcatttaaggagaataatggttactctgtttatttgaataataccttcaatggtcttgcacctaaaatgaatctcgatcgtagtgatacacatgttcatgccaaaagatataagatagtaatgatagtaccacatacttgtggcactgctatttgagtcatattgggataaaacgcatgaagaagctccatgttgatggatcatttggactcacttgattttgaatcacttgagacatgcaaatcataccacatgggcaagatgactgaaaggcttcgttttcagtaagatgaaacaagagagcaacttgttggaagtaatacatttgatgtgtgtgcaatgagtgttgaggcacgcagtggatatcgttatgttcttacttcacagatgatttgggtAGATGCTaggaatatttacttgatgaaacacaagtctgaatcattgaaaagttcaagtaatttcagagtgaagtagaagatcgtcgtgacaagaggataaaatgtctatgatatgatcatagagatatctgagttacgagtttggcacacaattaagccattgtggaaattgtttcacgactaataccgcctggaacactatagtgtgatggtgtgtccgaacatcataactgcaccctattggatatggtgcataccatgatgtctcttatcgaattaccactatcgttcatgggttaggcattagagacaaccgcattcactttaaatagggcaccacgcaattccgttgagacgacaccgtatgaactatggtttagagaaacctaagttgtcgtttcttaaaagtttggggctgcgacgcttatatgaaaaagttcaggctgataagctcgaacccaaagcggataaatgcatctttatagaatacccaaaacagttgggtatacctcctatttcagatctggaagcaaaagtaattgcttctagaaacgagtcctttctcgaggaaaagtttctctcgaaataattgagtgggaggatggtggagacttgataaggttattgaaccgtcacttcaactagtgtgtagcagggcacaggaagttgttcctgtggcacctacaccaattgaagtggaagcttatgatagtgatcatgaaacctcggatcaagtcactaccaaacctcgtaggtcgacaaggacatgtactactcctgagtggtacggtaatcctgtcttagatatcatgttgttagacaatactgaacctacgagctatggagaagcgatggtgggcccatattccgacaaatggttagaagccatgaaatccgagataggatccatgtatcaaaacaaagcatggactttggttagcttgcccgatgatcggcaagccattgagataaatggatctttaagaagaagacggacgtggacggtaatgttaccgtctatgaagctcgacttgtggcaaagagtattttcacaagttcaaggagttgactacgatgagattttctcatccgtagcgatgcttaagtccgtcggaatcatgttagcattagctgcatttatgaaatctggcagatggatgtcaaaacaagtttccttaccagttttcgtaaggaaaggttgtatgtgatacaatcagaaaggttttgtcgatcctaaggatgctaaaaggtatgctagctccagcgatccttccatggactagagcaagcatctcggagtcagaatatacgctttgatggagtgatcaaagtttttgggtttatacaaagtttgttagaaacttgtatttacaataaagtgaatgggagcgctacaacatttctgataagtatatgtgaatgacatattgttgatccgaaatgatgtaaaatttctggaaagcataaagggttgtttgaaaggagtttttcaaagatagacctggataaagctgcttacatattgggcatcaagatctatagagatagatcaagatgcctgatgatactttcaaagaacacgcaccttgacatgattttgaaagagttcaaaatagatcagcaaagaaggtgttcttggctgtgttacaaggtgtgagtattgagtaagactcaagacctgaccacagcagaagagagagaaaggacgaaggtcgtcccctatgctttagacgtaggctctacagtatgctatgctgtgtaccgcacatgaagtgtgccttgccatgagttggtcatggggtacaatagtgatccgggaatggatcacatgacagcggtcgaacttatccttagtatctagtgaactaaggaattttctcgattatggaggtgaaaaggagttcgtcgtaaagggttacgtcgatgcgaactttgacacttattcggatgactctgagtagcaaaccagattcgtatagtagagcagttatttgaaatggctccaaatagcgcgtggtagcgtccacaagatgacatagatattcgtaaagcacacacggatctgaaaggttcagacccgttgactaataacctctctcacaagcataacatgatcaaaccagaactcattgagtgttaatcacatagtgatgtgaactagattgttgactctagtaaactcttgggtgttggtcacatggtgatgtgacctgtgagtgttaatcacatggtgatgtgaagtagattattgactctagtgcaagtgggagactcgtggaaatatgccctagaggcaataataaattggttattattatatttccttgttcatgataatcgtttattatacatgctagaattgtattgataggaaactcagatacatgtgtggatacatagacaacaccatgtccctagtaagcctctagttgactagctcgttgatcaatagatggttacggtttcctgaccatggacattggatgtcattgataacgggatcacatcattaggagaatgatgtgatggacaagacccaatcctaagcctagcacaagatcgtgtagttcgtttgctaagagcttttctaatgtcaagtatcatttccttagaccatgagattgtgcaactcccggataccgtaggaatgctttgggtgtaccaaacgtcacaatgtaactgggtggctataaaggtgcactacaggtatctccgaaagtgtctgttggattggcacgaatcgagactgggatttgtcactccgtctaaacggagaggtatctctgggcccactcggtaggacatcatcataatgtgcacaatgtgaccaaggagttgatcacgagatgatgtgttacggaacgagtaaagagacttgccggtaacgagattgaacaaggtatcgggataccgacgatcgaatctcgggcaagtaacataccgattaacaaagggaattgtatacgggattgattgaatccccgacatcgtggttcatccgatgagatcatcgtggaacatgtgggagccaacatgggtatccagatcccgctgttggttattggccggagaacgtctcggtcatgtctgcatggttcccgaacccgtagggtctacacacttaaggttcgatgacgctagggttatagggaatagatatacgtggttaccgaatgttgttcggagtcccggatgagatcccggacgtcacgaggagttccggaatggtccgaaggtaaagatttatatatgggaagtcctgttttggtcaccgaaaaagtttcgggtgctatcggtaacgtaccgggaccaccgggagggtcccgggggtccaccaggtggggccaccggccccagagggctgcgtgggccaagtgtgggaaggtaccagcccctaggtggcctggtgcgcctcccacaaggggcccagggcgcaggtaAGGgagaaggggggaaaccctaggctcagatgggcctaaggcccatctagtggggagccccccccccctctcccccctctggccgcccccctagatggatctagggctggccgcaccccttggggaggggaaaccctagatggggcacagcccctccccctcccctatatatagtgggggttttggggctgccatagacatgagactTCCTCCCTCatagcgcagccctacccctctccctcctcctctcccgcggtgctcggcgaagccctgcgggattgccacgctcctccatcaccaccacgccgtcgtgctgctactggacagagtcttccccaacctctccctctctccttgctggataaaggcgtgggagacgtcaccgggctgcacgtgtgttgaacacggaggcaccgttcttcggtgcttagatcggaatcaaccgtgatctgaatcgctacgagtacgactccttcatccgcgttcttgcaacgcttccgcatcgcgatctacaagggtatgtagatgcactccccttcccctcgttgctagattactccgtagattgatcttggtgatgcgtagaaattttttgaatttctgctacgttccccaacagggggatCTACACACACCGTGAGTGACCGACCTAAAGAGAaacgaatgtgcgcgatggaggggacgctgagggagggtgagaggggggggcgggcatgtgcatgcacgatagaaagttagcgctagctagctacaaagagaagaggattgtgaaggtgtaaaagacgaacagagatcataattcattataaaaaagtgaattcggatatttgaagaagatatcatagtgttttaaaccgacgcatgcatgaatatatatatatatatatatatatatatatataatggtgatacacatgatGTGGTTAtcaacatgttatactacatatactATACAGAACATTCAGAttagtatatgtggatgataacaactagattcaaattagtataaaaACAGATagaaatggaattcataatatatatatatatagttcatcacagaatatatataatataatcacatatacatgatgatacttaactactaggtacaatgcataaaattgaaaaagaATAAtgctaaaactaataatccctcctggagctagtattccggcagccctcgccagcagctccctggtgcgcggcgtcttcccactgcggaggcagtactccgcctcctccgcctcgcagcgctggCGGACGAGCGTGAACGATctacctcttgctggcggacgagcgtgaacgatcttgccattttgttgggcgcccaccggagctccttgtcggtggcacgctggagcttatcggcccacctccacgcagtgaTGAGGCGCCCAGCGCCTTTGACCTTGCTCGCCAAGTACCCGTCTTCGTAtacctcctccgcacgacgacgcgcccgcccccaaagctccgtcgcctcctttttccaggcggcatcacgggcttcacaggccgcctggtacctggcttcctcctctgccatctccttcttgaaccccacttgcctggctttctcagccggcggcagcgacttccacagacaaagattgtactggtcccaaaaccaatccaaagttgggggctccggcgcaacctcgttagacggcgcataggggtcctcgtcgctgctattcgagtgagcgtcctcggggggtggcgactcctcgttgacgcgtgggcagaccggcggcgccatggcagagatttgtgagagagagagagagagagagagagagagagagagaaggcaagcgagggaaggatgtagatgagaatgcaggcgggacgacgtgagcaaggtagtgtGCACCTGCGTGAAACCGTATtagacatagggggcatggacggtgagaagataagaggggaagtgtgtgtttgtgctaggcacacttggctagagaggtatatcgactggTGTGTGCCTTAAAGAAGGAGCCTGGGGGACGcacgcgccttgttatatcctgaaaattcagctATCGTGCTTtcaaaactcgcgccttcacaacccgcgccttgctatcccgaaattacaatgcgcgcgcgaaaactccctccagctgccaaatcccgacacacgaaatcccccttctatccctgagccgaaagggccgctagttcaaatcggtgggggtacttctgtaacacaccctacattttggacaagcgcgtcccaaagtcatggttccccccttccatccagccgcgaaacccc encodes the following:
- the LOC123142268 gene encoding uncharacterized protein, producing the protein MYSCSGCTNYLQLTREPTSSLTRARGDGLRKVRTPASTTWTSVSGVIGELQPDDQNSVFLYNELDDVKCTTANGGLIGGAILREGSNIGGSPNRENDHDANENMDDIYGTRR